TCGTTTAGTCGTTGAATCCGGGGCGGGATTGGCTACGCCAGCAGAAGATGCCGGTGCTTTGGCGGATACAATTTTGCGTTTATATCGGCAATCATCCAGTGAACGTGAAATAATGGGCAACAATGGACGCAGGTATTATCAAGAGCACTTTAATCACGATCGTTTGATCGACCAATTGATCGTATATTTACAATCTGTGTCAAAAAGTGGTAAATGTGCTCAGTG
The Patescibacteria group bacterium genome window above contains:
- a CDS encoding glycosyltransferase, with amino-acid sequence SREWMLTEVRQRGLTNFHLPGRFPVETMPGLMQKASVLLVTLTDQPIFAATVPNKVQAYMASGRPIIACLNGEGARLVVESGAGLATPAEDAGALADTILRLYRQSSSEREIMGNNGRRYYQEHFNHDRLIDQLIVYLQSVSKSGKCAQ